A genomic stretch from Strix aluco isolate bStrAlu1 chromosome 12, bStrAlu1.hap1, whole genome shotgun sequence includes:
- the PARP6 gene encoding protein mono-ADP-ribosyltransferase PARP6 isoform X1 produces MDLKGQYWTDDDSDGDNESEEFLYGVQGTCAADLYRHPQLDADIEAVKEIYSENAVAVREYGTIDDVDIDLHVNISFLDEEVATAWKVLRTEPIVLRLRFSLSQYLDGPEPSIEVFQPSNKEGFGLGLQLKKILGMFTSQQWKHLSNDFLKTQQEKRHSWFKTSGTIKKFRAGLSIFSPIPKSPSFPVIQDSVLKGKLGIPEARVNRLMNRSVSCTVKNPKVEVFGYPPASTQAGVAPFNILVGGHCKNVPTLEYGFLVQIMKYAEQRIPTLNEYCVVCDEQHVFQNGSMLKPAVCTRELCVFSFYTLGVMSGAAEEVATGAEVVDLLVAMCRAALESPRKSIIFEPYPSVVDPNDPKTLAFNPKKKNYERLQKALDSVMSIREMTQGSYLEIKKQMDKLDPLAHPLLQWIISSNRSHIVKLPLSRQLKFMHTSHQFLLLSSPPAKEARFRTAKKLYGSTFAFHGSHIENWHSILRNGLVNASYTKLQVTLPPRPTPLPGAGRQAGRDAGRLPAEAGLPPPPCPSRRGDPASLTLVFSCKLHGAAYGKGIYLSPISSISFGYSGMGKGQHRMPSKDELVQRYNRMNTIPQTRSIQSRFLQSRNLNCIALCEVITSKDLQKHGNIWVCPVSDHVCTRFFFVYEDGQVGDANINTQDPKIQKEIMRVIGTQVYTN; encoded by the exons ATG GACCTCAAGGGCCAGTACTGGACGGACGATGACTCCGACGGGGACAATGAGTCCGAGGAGTTCCTCTATGGCGTCCAG gggaCCTGTGCCGCCGACCTGTACCGTCACCCACAGCTGGACGCCGACATCGAGGCTGTGAAGGAGATCTACAGCGAGAATGCCGTGGCCGTCAG GGAGTATGGAACCATCGACGACGTGGACATTGACCTCCACGTGAACATCAGCTTCCTCGAT gaggaggtggcaaCGGCGTGGAAGGTGCTGCGGACGGAGCCCATCGTCCTCCGCCTGCGCTTCTCCCTCTCCCAGTACCTCGATGGCCCTG AACCGTCCATCGAGGTTTTCCAGCCGTCCAACAAGGAGGGCTTCGGGCTGGGTCTGCAGCTGAAGAA GATCCTGGGCATGTTCACATCCCAGCAATGGAAACATCTCAGCAACGATTTCCTGAAGACCCAGCAGGAGAAGCGGCACAGTTGGTTCAAGACGAGCGGCACCATCAAGAAGTTTCGTGCTGGCCTCAGCAtcttctcccccatccccaa GTCTCCCAGCTTCCCCGTCATCCAAGATTCAGTGCTCAAGGGCAAACTGGGCATCCCCGAGGCTCGTGTCAACCGTCTGATGAACCGCTCCGTCTCCTGTACGGTGAAGAACCCCAAGGTGGAGGTTTTCGGCTACCCCCCCGCCAGCACCCAGGCAGGTGTCGCCCCCTTCAACATCCTG GTTGGCGGCCACTGCAAGAACGTCCCAACGCTGGAGTACGGCTTCCTCGTCCAG ATCATGAAGTACGCGGAGCAGCGGATCCCGACGCTCAACGAGTACTGCGTGGTGTGCGACGAGCAGCACGTCTTCCAGAACGGCTCCATGCTCAAG CCGGCGGTGTGCACCCGGGAGCTCTGCGTCTTCTCCTTCTACACCCTGGGCGTCATGTCGGGCGCGGCGGAGGAGGTGGCCACGGGCGCTGAG GTGGTGGACCTGCTGGTGGCCATGTGTCGCGCTGCCCTGGAGTCCCCTCGCAAGAGCATCATCTTCGAGCCTTACCCTTCCGTGGTGGACCCCAACGACCCCAAAACACTTGCCTTCAACCCCAAG AAGAAGAACTACGAGCGGCTGCAGAAGGCCCTGGACAGCGTGATGTCCATCCGGGAGATGACCCAG GGGTCCTATCTGGAGATCAAGAAGCAGATGGACAAGCTGGACCCGCTGGCCCATCCCCTCCTGCAGTG gATAATCTCCAGCAACAGATCCCACATTGTCAAGCTGCCTCTCAGCAGG CAGCTGAAGTTCATGCACACCTCCCACCAGTTCCTCCTGCTCAGCAGCCCCCCGGCCAAGGAAGCCCGGTTCCGCACTGCCAAGAAACTCTACGGCAGCACCTTCGCTTTCCA cgGCTCTCACATTGAGAACTGGCACTCCATCCTCCGCAACGGGCTGGTCAACGCTTCCTACACCAAACTGCAGGTAACGCTCCCCCCGCGCCCGACACCCCTCcccggggcaggcaggcaggcagggagggatgcaggcaggctgcctgcagaggCCGGGCTGCCTCCGCCACCGTGCCCGAGCCGTCGGGGTGATCCTGCCTCGCTCACCCTGGTGTTTTCCTGCAAGCTGCATGGAGCAGCCTATGGCAAGGGCATCTATCTGAGCCCCATCTCCAGTATTTCCTTTGGATACTCAG ggatggggaaaggGCAGCACCGGATGCCTTCCAAGGATGAGCTGGTGCAGAGGTACAACCGGATGAACACCATCCCCCAG ACCCGCTCCATCCAGTCCCGCTTCCTCCAGAGCCGCAACCTGAACTGCATCGCGCTTTGCGAAG TCATCACCTCCAAGGACCTGCAGAAACACGGCAACATCTGGGTCTGCCCCGTCTCGGACCACGTCTGCACCCGCTTCTTCTTTGT GTACGAAGACGGCCAAGTGGGAGACGCCAATATCAATACTCAGGACCCCAAAATCCAGAAGGAGATCATGCGTGTGATCGGGACTCAGGTGTACACAAACTGA
- the PARP6 gene encoding protein mono-ADP-ribosyltransferase PARP6 isoform X4 translates to MDLKGQYWTDDDSDGDNESEEFLYGVQGTCAADLYRHPQLDADIEAVKEIYSENAVAVREYGTIDDVDIDLHVNISFLDEEVATAWKVLRTEPIVLRLRFSLSQYLDGPEPSIEVFQPSNKEGFGLGLQLKKILGMFTSQQWKHLSNDFLKTQQEKRHSWFKTSGTIKKFRAGLSIFSPIPKSPSFPVIQDSVLKGKLGIPEARVNRLMNRSVSCTVKNPKVEVFGYPPASTQAGVAPFNILVGGHCKNVPTLEYGFLVQIMKYAEQRIPTLNEYCVVCDEQHVFQNGSMLKPAVCTRELCVFSFYTLGVMSGAAEEVATGAEVVDLLVAMCRAALESPRKSIIFEPYPSVVDPNDPKTLAFNPKKKNYERLQKALDSVMSIREMTQGSYLEIKKQMDKLDPLAHPLLQWIISSNRSHIVKLPLSRLKFMHTSHQFLLLSSPPAKEARFRTAKKLYGSTFAFHGSHIENWHSILRNGLVNASYTKLQLHGAAYGKGIYLSPISSISFGYSGMGKGQHRMPSKDELVQRYNRMNTIPQTRSIQSRFLQSRNLNCIALCEVITSKDLQKHGNIWVCPVSDHVCTRFFFVYEDGQVGDANINTQDPKIQKEIMRVIGTQVYTN, encoded by the exons ATG GACCTCAAGGGCCAGTACTGGACGGACGATGACTCCGACGGGGACAATGAGTCCGAGGAGTTCCTCTATGGCGTCCAG gggaCCTGTGCCGCCGACCTGTACCGTCACCCACAGCTGGACGCCGACATCGAGGCTGTGAAGGAGATCTACAGCGAGAATGCCGTGGCCGTCAG GGAGTATGGAACCATCGACGACGTGGACATTGACCTCCACGTGAACATCAGCTTCCTCGAT gaggaggtggcaaCGGCGTGGAAGGTGCTGCGGACGGAGCCCATCGTCCTCCGCCTGCGCTTCTCCCTCTCCCAGTACCTCGATGGCCCTG AACCGTCCATCGAGGTTTTCCAGCCGTCCAACAAGGAGGGCTTCGGGCTGGGTCTGCAGCTGAAGAA GATCCTGGGCATGTTCACATCCCAGCAATGGAAACATCTCAGCAACGATTTCCTGAAGACCCAGCAGGAGAAGCGGCACAGTTGGTTCAAGACGAGCGGCACCATCAAGAAGTTTCGTGCTGGCCTCAGCAtcttctcccccatccccaa GTCTCCCAGCTTCCCCGTCATCCAAGATTCAGTGCTCAAGGGCAAACTGGGCATCCCCGAGGCTCGTGTCAACCGTCTGATGAACCGCTCCGTCTCCTGTACGGTGAAGAACCCCAAGGTGGAGGTTTTCGGCTACCCCCCCGCCAGCACCCAGGCAGGTGTCGCCCCCTTCAACATCCTG GTTGGCGGCCACTGCAAGAACGTCCCAACGCTGGAGTACGGCTTCCTCGTCCAG ATCATGAAGTACGCGGAGCAGCGGATCCCGACGCTCAACGAGTACTGCGTGGTGTGCGACGAGCAGCACGTCTTCCAGAACGGCTCCATGCTCAAG CCGGCGGTGTGCACCCGGGAGCTCTGCGTCTTCTCCTTCTACACCCTGGGCGTCATGTCGGGCGCGGCGGAGGAGGTGGCCACGGGCGCTGAG GTGGTGGACCTGCTGGTGGCCATGTGTCGCGCTGCCCTGGAGTCCCCTCGCAAGAGCATCATCTTCGAGCCTTACCCTTCCGTGGTGGACCCCAACGACCCCAAAACACTTGCCTTCAACCCCAAG AAGAAGAACTACGAGCGGCTGCAGAAGGCCCTGGACAGCGTGATGTCCATCCGGGAGATGACCCAG GGGTCCTATCTGGAGATCAAGAAGCAGATGGACAAGCTGGACCCGCTGGCCCATCCCCTCCTGCAGTG gATAATCTCCAGCAACAGATCCCACATTGTCAAGCTGCCTCTCAGCAGG CTGAAGTTCATGCACACCTCCCACCAGTTCCTCCTGCTCAGCAGCCCCCCGGCCAAGGAAGCCCGGTTCCGCACTGCCAAGAAACTCTACGGCAGCACCTTCGCTTTCCA cgGCTCTCACATTGAGAACTGGCACTCCATCCTCCGCAACGGGCTGGTCAACGCTTCCTACACCAAACTGCAG CTGCATGGAGCAGCCTATGGCAAGGGCATCTATCTGAGCCCCATCTCCAGTATTTCCTTTGGATACTCAG ggatggggaaaggGCAGCACCGGATGCCTTCCAAGGATGAGCTGGTGCAGAGGTACAACCGGATGAACACCATCCCCCAG ACCCGCTCCATCCAGTCCCGCTTCCTCCAGAGCCGCAACCTGAACTGCATCGCGCTTTGCGAAG TCATCACCTCCAAGGACCTGCAGAAACACGGCAACATCTGGGTCTGCCCCGTCTCGGACCACGTCTGCACCCGCTTCTTCTTTGT GTACGAAGACGGCCAAGTGGGAGACGCCAATATCAATACTCAGGACCCCAAAATCCAGAAGGAGATCATGCGTGTGATCGGGACTCAGGTGTACACAAACTGA
- the PARP6 gene encoding protein mono-ADP-ribosyltransferase PARP6 isoform X3: MDLKGQYWTDDDSDGDNESEEFLYGVQGTCAADLYRHPQLDADIEAVKEIYSENAVAVREYGTIDDVDIDLHVNISFLDEEVATAWKVLRTEPIVLRLRFSLSQYLDGPEPSIEVFQPSNKEGFGLGLQLKKILGMFTSQQWKHLSNDFLKTQQEKRHSWFKTSGTIKKFRAGLSIFSPIPKSPSFPVIQDSVLKGKLGIPEARVNRLMNRSVSCTVKNPKVEVFGYPPASTQAGVAPFNILVGGHCKNVPTLEYGFLVQIMKYAEQRIPTLNEYCVVCDEQHVFQNGSMLKPAVCTRELCVFSFYTLGVMSGAAEEVATGAEVVDLLVAMCRAALESPRKSIIFEPYPSVVDPNDPKTLAFNPKKKNYERLQKALDSVMSIREMTQGSYLEIKKQMDKLDPLAHPLLQWIISSNRSHIVKLPLSRQLKFMHTSHQFLLLSSPPAKEARFRTAKKLYGSTFAFHGSHIENWHSILRNGLVNASYTKLQLHGAAYGKGIYLSPISSISFGYSGMGKGQHRMPSKDELVQRYNRMNTIPQTRSIQSRFLQSRNLNCIALCEVITSKDLQKHGNIWVCPVSDHVCTRFFFVYEDGQVGDANINTQDPKIQKEIMRVIGTQVYTN; this comes from the exons ATG GACCTCAAGGGCCAGTACTGGACGGACGATGACTCCGACGGGGACAATGAGTCCGAGGAGTTCCTCTATGGCGTCCAG gggaCCTGTGCCGCCGACCTGTACCGTCACCCACAGCTGGACGCCGACATCGAGGCTGTGAAGGAGATCTACAGCGAGAATGCCGTGGCCGTCAG GGAGTATGGAACCATCGACGACGTGGACATTGACCTCCACGTGAACATCAGCTTCCTCGAT gaggaggtggcaaCGGCGTGGAAGGTGCTGCGGACGGAGCCCATCGTCCTCCGCCTGCGCTTCTCCCTCTCCCAGTACCTCGATGGCCCTG AACCGTCCATCGAGGTTTTCCAGCCGTCCAACAAGGAGGGCTTCGGGCTGGGTCTGCAGCTGAAGAA GATCCTGGGCATGTTCACATCCCAGCAATGGAAACATCTCAGCAACGATTTCCTGAAGACCCAGCAGGAGAAGCGGCACAGTTGGTTCAAGACGAGCGGCACCATCAAGAAGTTTCGTGCTGGCCTCAGCAtcttctcccccatccccaa GTCTCCCAGCTTCCCCGTCATCCAAGATTCAGTGCTCAAGGGCAAACTGGGCATCCCCGAGGCTCGTGTCAACCGTCTGATGAACCGCTCCGTCTCCTGTACGGTGAAGAACCCCAAGGTGGAGGTTTTCGGCTACCCCCCCGCCAGCACCCAGGCAGGTGTCGCCCCCTTCAACATCCTG GTTGGCGGCCACTGCAAGAACGTCCCAACGCTGGAGTACGGCTTCCTCGTCCAG ATCATGAAGTACGCGGAGCAGCGGATCCCGACGCTCAACGAGTACTGCGTGGTGTGCGACGAGCAGCACGTCTTCCAGAACGGCTCCATGCTCAAG CCGGCGGTGTGCACCCGGGAGCTCTGCGTCTTCTCCTTCTACACCCTGGGCGTCATGTCGGGCGCGGCGGAGGAGGTGGCCACGGGCGCTGAG GTGGTGGACCTGCTGGTGGCCATGTGTCGCGCTGCCCTGGAGTCCCCTCGCAAGAGCATCATCTTCGAGCCTTACCCTTCCGTGGTGGACCCCAACGACCCCAAAACACTTGCCTTCAACCCCAAG AAGAAGAACTACGAGCGGCTGCAGAAGGCCCTGGACAGCGTGATGTCCATCCGGGAGATGACCCAG GGGTCCTATCTGGAGATCAAGAAGCAGATGGACAAGCTGGACCCGCTGGCCCATCCCCTCCTGCAGTG gATAATCTCCAGCAACAGATCCCACATTGTCAAGCTGCCTCTCAGCAGG CAGCTGAAGTTCATGCACACCTCCCACCAGTTCCTCCTGCTCAGCAGCCCCCCGGCCAAGGAAGCCCGGTTCCGCACTGCCAAGAAACTCTACGGCAGCACCTTCGCTTTCCA cgGCTCTCACATTGAGAACTGGCACTCCATCCTCCGCAACGGGCTGGTCAACGCTTCCTACACCAAACTGCAG CTGCATGGAGCAGCCTATGGCAAGGGCATCTATCTGAGCCCCATCTCCAGTATTTCCTTTGGATACTCAG ggatggggaaaggGCAGCACCGGATGCCTTCCAAGGATGAGCTGGTGCAGAGGTACAACCGGATGAACACCATCCCCCAG ACCCGCTCCATCCAGTCCCGCTTCCTCCAGAGCCGCAACCTGAACTGCATCGCGCTTTGCGAAG TCATCACCTCCAAGGACCTGCAGAAACACGGCAACATCTGGGTCTGCCCCGTCTCGGACCACGTCTGCACCCGCTTCTTCTTTGT GTACGAAGACGGCCAAGTGGGAGACGCCAATATCAATACTCAGGACCCCAAAATCCAGAAGGAGATCATGCGTGTGATCGGGACTCAGGTGTACACAAACTGA
- the PARP6 gene encoding protein mono-ADP-ribosyltransferase PARP6 isoform X2: protein MDLKGQYWTDDDSDGDNESEEFLYGVQGTCAADLYRHPQLDADIEAVKEIYSENAVAVREYGTIDDVDIDLHVNISFLDEEVATAWKVLRTEPIVLRLRFSLSQYLDGPEPSIEVFQPSNKEGFGLGLQLKKILGMFTSQQWKHLSNDFLKTQQEKRHSWFKTSGTIKKFRAGLSIFSPIPKSPSFPVIQDSVLKGKLGIPEARVNRLMNRSVSCTVKNPKVEVFGYPPASTQAGVAPFNILVGGHCKNVPTLEYGFLVQIMKYAEQRIPTLNEYCVVCDEQHVFQNGSMLKPAVCTRELCVFSFYTLGVMSGAAEEVATGAEVVDLLVAMCRAALESPRKSIIFEPYPSVVDPNDPKTLAFNPKKKNYERLQKALDSVMSIREMTQGSYLEIKKQMDKLDPLAHPLLQWIISSNRSHIVKLPLSRLKFMHTSHQFLLLSSPPAKEARFRTAKKLYGSTFAFHGSHIENWHSILRNGLVNASYTKLQVTLPPRPTPLPGAGRQAGRDAGRLPAEAGLPPPPCPSRRGDPASLTLVFSCKLHGAAYGKGIYLSPISSISFGYSGMGKGQHRMPSKDELVQRYNRMNTIPQTRSIQSRFLQSRNLNCIALCEVITSKDLQKHGNIWVCPVSDHVCTRFFFVYEDGQVGDANINTQDPKIQKEIMRVIGTQVYTN from the exons ATG GACCTCAAGGGCCAGTACTGGACGGACGATGACTCCGACGGGGACAATGAGTCCGAGGAGTTCCTCTATGGCGTCCAG gggaCCTGTGCCGCCGACCTGTACCGTCACCCACAGCTGGACGCCGACATCGAGGCTGTGAAGGAGATCTACAGCGAGAATGCCGTGGCCGTCAG GGAGTATGGAACCATCGACGACGTGGACATTGACCTCCACGTGAACATCAGCTTCCTCGAT gaggaggtggcaaCGGCGTGGAAGGTGCTGCGGACGGAGCCCATCGTCCTCCGCCTGCGCTTCTCCCTCTCCCAGTACCTCGATGGCCCTG AACCGTCCATCGAGGTTTTCCAGCCGTCCAACAAGGAGGGCTTCGGGCTGGGTCTGCAGCTGAAGAA GATCCTGGGCATGTTCACATCCCAGCAATGGAAACATCTCAGCAACGATTTCCTGAAGACCCAGCAGGAGAAGCGGCACAGTTGGTTCAAGACGAGCGGCACCATCAAGAAGTTTCGTGCTGGCCTCAGCAtcttctcccccatccccaa GTCTCCCAGCTTCCCCGTCATCCAAGATTCAGTGCTCAAGGGCAAACTGGGCATCCCCGAGGCTCGTGTCAACCGTCTGATGAACCGCTCCGTCTCCTGTACGGTGAAGAACCCCAAGGTGGAGGTTTTCGGCTACCCCCCCGCCAGCACCCAGGCAGGTGTCGCCCCCTTCAACATCCTG GTTGGCGGCCACTGCAAGAACGTCCCAACGCTGGAGTACGGCTTCCTCGTCCAG ATCATGAAGTACGCGGAGCAGCGGATCCCGACGCTCAACGAGTACTGCGTGGTGTGCGACGAGCAGCACGTCTTCCAGAACGGCTCCATGCTCAAG CCGGCGGTGTGCACCCGGGAGCTCTGCGTCTTCTCCTTCTACACCCTGGGCGTCATGTCGGGCGCGGCGGAGGAGGTGGCCACGGGCGCTGAG GTGGTGGACCTGCTGGTGGCCATGTGTCGCGCTGCCCTGGAGTCCCCTCGCAAGAGCATCATCTTCGAGCCTTACCCTTCCGTGGTGGACCCCAACGACCCCAAAACACTTGCCTTCAACCCCAAG AAGAAGAACTACGAGCGGCTGCAGAAGGCCCTGGACAGCGTGATGTCCATCCGGGAGATGACCCAG GGGTCCTATCTGGAGATCAAGAAGCAGATGGACAAGCTGGACCCGCTGGCCCATCCCCTCCTGCAGTG gATAATCTCCAGCAACAGATCCCACATTGTCAAGCTGCCTCTCAGCAGG CTGAAGTTCATGCACACCTCCCACCAGTTCCTCCTGCTCAGCAGCCCCCCGGCCAAGGAAGCCCGGTTCCGCACTGCCAAGAAACTCTACGGCAGCACCTTCGCTTTCCA cgGCTCTCACATTGAGAACTGGCACTCCATCCTCCGCAACGGGCTGGTCAACGCTTCCTACACCAAACTGCAGGTAACGCTCCCCCCGCGCCCGACACCCCTCcccggggcaggcaggcaggcagggagggatgcaggcaggctgcctgcagaggCCGGGCTGCCTCCGCCACCGTGCCCGAGCCGTCGGGGTGATCCTGCCTCGCTCACCCTGGTGTTTTCCTGCAAGCTGCATGGAGCAGCCTATGGCAAGGGCATCTATCTGAGCCCCATCTCCAGTATTTCCTTTGGATACTCAG ggatggggaaaggGCAGCACCGGATGCCTTCCAAGGATGAGCTGGTGCAGAGGTACAACCGGATGAACACCATCCCCCAG ACCCGCTCCATCCAGTCCCGCTTCCTCCAGAGCCGCAACCTGAACTGCATCGCGCTTTGCGAAG TCATCACCTCCAAGGACCTGCAGAAACACGGCAACATCTGGGTCTGCCCCGTCTCGGACCACGTCTGCACCCGCTTCTTCTTTGT GTACGAAGACGGCCAAGTGGGAGACGCCAATATCAATACTCAGGACCCCAAAATCCAGAAGGAGATCATGCGTGTGATCGGGACTCAGGTGTACACAAACTGA
- the PARP6 gene encoding protein mono-ADP-ribosyltransferase PARP6 isoform X6 produces the protein MDLKGQYWTDDDSDGDNESEEFLYGVQGTCAADLYRHPQLDADIEAVKEIYSENAVAVREYGTIDDVDIDLHVNISFLDEEVATAWKVLRTEPIVLRLRFSLSQYLDGPEPSIEVFQPSNKEGFGLGLQLKKILGMFTSQQWKHLSNDFLKTQQEKRHSWFKTSGTIKKFRAGLSIFSPIPKSPSFPVIQDSVLKGKLGIPEARVNRLMNRSVSCTVKNPKVEVFGYPPASTQVGGHCKNVPTLEYGFLVQIMKYAEQRIPTLNEYCVVCDEQHVFQNGSMLKPAVCTRELCVFSFYTLGVMSGAAEEVATGAEVVDLLVAMCRAALESPRKSIIFEPYPSVVDPNDPKTLAFNPKKKNYERLQKALDSVMSIREMTQGSYLEIKKQMDKLDPLAHPLLQWIISSNRSHIVKLPLSRLKFMHTSHQFLLLSSPPAKEARFRTAKKLYGSTFAFHGSHIENWHSILRNGLVNASYTKLQLHGAAYGKGIYLSPISSISFGYSGMGKGQHRMPSKDELVQRYNRMNTIPQTRSIQSRFLQSRNLNCIALCEVITSKDLQKHGNIWVCPVSDHVCTRFFFVYEDGQVGDANINTQDPKIQKEIMRVIGTQVYTN, from the exons ATG GACCTCAAGGGCCAGTACTGGACGGACGATGACTCCGACGGGGACAATGAGTCCGAGGAGTTCCTCTATGGCGTCCAG gggaCCTGTGCCGCCGACCTGTACCGTCACCCACAGCTGGACGCCGACATCGAGGCTGTGAAGGAGATCTACAGCGAGAATGCCGTGGCCGTCAG GGAGTATGGAACCATCGACGACGTGGACATTGACCTCCACGTGAACATCAGCTTCCTCGAT gaggaggtggcaaCGGCGTGGAAGGTGCTGCGGACGGAGCCCATCGTCCTCCGCCTGCGCTTCTCCCTCTCCCAGTACCTCGATGGCCCTG AACCGTCCATCGAGGTTTTCCAGCCGTCCAACAAGGAGGGCTTCGGGCTGGGTCTGCAGCTGAAGAA GATCCTGGGCATGTTCACATCCCAGCAATGGAAACATCTCAGCAACGATTTCCTGAAGACCCAGCAGGAGAAGCGGCACAGTTGGTTCAAGACGAGCGGCACCATCAAGAAGTTTCGTGCTGGCCTCAGCAtcttctcccccatccccaa GTCTCCCAGCTTCCCCGTCATCCAAGATTCAGTGCTCAAGGGCAAACTGGGCATCCCCGAGGCTCGTGTCAACCGTCTGATGAACCGCTCCGTCTCCTGTACGGTGAAGAACCCCAAGGTGGAGGTTTTCGGCTACCCCCCCGCCAGCACCCAG GTTGGCGGCCACTGCAAGAACGTCCCAACGCTGGAGTACGGCTTCCTCGTCCAG ATCATGAAGTACGCGGAGCAGCGGATCCCGACGCTCAACGAGTACTGCGTGGTGTGCGACGAGCAGCACGTCTTCCAGAACGGCTCCATGCTCAAG CCGGCGGTGTGCACCCGGGAGCTCTGCGTCTTCTCCTTCTACACCCTGGGCGTCATGTCGGGCGCGGCGGAGGAGGTGGCCACGGGCGCTGAG GTGGTGGACCTGCTGGTGGCCATGTGTCGCGCTGCCCTGGAGTCCCCTCGCAAGAGCATCATCTTCGAGCCTTACCCTTCCGTGGTGGACCCCAACGACCCCAAAACACTTGCCTTCAACCCCAAG AAGAAGAACTACGAGCGGCTGCAGAAGGCCCTGGACAGCGTGATGTCCATCCGGGAGATGACCCAG GGGTCCTATCTGGAGATCAAGAAGCAGATGGACAAGCTGGACCCGCTGGCCCATCCCCTCCTGCAGTG gATAATCTCCAGCAACAGATCCCACATTGTCAAGCTGCCTCTCAGCAGG CTGAAGTTCATGCACACCTCCCACCAGTTCCTCCTGCTCAGCAGCCCCCCGGCCAAGGAAGCCCGGTTCCGCACTGCCAAGAAACTCTACGGCAGCACCTTCGCTTTCCA cgGCTCTCACATTGAGAACTGGCACTCCATCCTCCGCAACGGGCTGGTCAACGCTTCCTACACCAAACTGCAG CTGCATGGAGCAGCCTATGGCAAGGGCATCTATCTGAGCCCCATCTCCAGTATTTCCTTTGGATACTCAG ggatggggaaaggGCAGCACCGGATGCCTTCCAAGGATGAGCTGGTGCAGAGGTACAACCGGATGAACACCATCCCCCAG ACCCGCTCCATCCAGTCCCGCTTCCTCCAGAGCCGCAACCTGAACTGCATCGCGCTTTGCGAAG TCATCACCTCCAAGGACCTGCAGAAACACGGCAACATCTGGGTCTGCCCCGTCTCGGACCACGTCTGCACCCGCTTCTTCTTTGT GTACGAAGACGGCCAAGTGGGAGACGCCAATATCAATACTCAGGACCCCAAAATCCAGAAGGAGATCATGCGTGTGATCGGGACTCAGGTGTACACAAACTGA